The following proteins are co-located in the Malus sylvestris chromosome 13, drMalSylv7.2, whole genome shotgun sequence genome:
- the LOC126596079 gene encoding protein NRT1/ PTR FAMILY 5.14-like: MGRFSRTVSALSEGTVQRLIQIGINWGHYNVFPGKCCHIVRKWLGNHFYFSKATTCIRGLVFSHSFVNHAIVGILVTYLTDVWSTEHFEMAALVTNLQDGFTAVTVIGLAHISDTHKSRFKMIVSTNAAYFLGLLLLWICSKFTSAQTSAKVYYGAAVLLVFGEAGRSATLQEFLDDQYFSEQKQTPSSDENYLIRLETRKKTLWSHPWFLGAFISIFLSTVSWTRTFFISATLVGASYLVFFLGYSCYFVRSRIDESNWRSRLKYIEKLAILYPVEQQRGGEICMVTRFSHSSPLGGQEEQRKKLWLPIKLKGGKWFFIEVIAMWSTFLAYSLVEATGSTFFFEQMSNLDNKFKSLKVEPIYFEVLGSFSCFLVSFLYELLVPKKWPNSMLVRIGLGLGCSVLCCAAAWQVERKRLKLVRNERWHEYDTSEATSMSILWLVPQFFLLGLMQGLAKDGLIDFLADRIANIDRLRAWYYASHLTDFALGVGKITTAISILVFRRIWFDDSINRSHVDKFYKWLTFLSLINVIYYVCISFYLYGNEESQNSGDREYEKITELAEGVEGWNVDDENEVLDPPVGGAENEDEQTTMEEVPVLNDDDEIPSWSYDLHRCTK, translated from the exons ATGGGAAGATTTTCCAGAACTGTGTCGGCATTGTCAGAAGGAACGGTTCAGCGGCTCATTCAGATAGGAATTAATTGGGGTCATTACAACGTTTTTCCCGGAAAATGCTGCCATATAGTGAGAAAGTGGCTCGGAAACCACTTCTACTTCTCCAAGGCTACTACATGCATTCGAG GTTTGGTTTTCAGCCACAGCTTCGTAAATCATGCAATAGTGGGTATCTTGGTAACGTACTTGACGGACGTTTGGAGTACCGAACACTTTGAAATGGCTGCATTAGTTACCAATCTACAAGATGGGTTTACAGCCGTCACGGTTATTGGTCTTGCTCATATATCAGACACACACAAGAGTCGTTTTAAAATGATTGTCTCCACAAATGCTGCTTATTTTCTT GGACTTCTTCTATTATGGATTTGTTCTAAGTTCACGAGTGCACAAACTTCGGCTAAGGTATACTATGGAGCAGCCGTATTGTTAGTATTTGGCGAAGCTGGTCGATCGGCTACTTTGCAGGAATTTCTTGACGATCAATACTTCAGTGAACAGAAACAAACACCATCCTCAGATGAAAATTACTTAATACGTCTGGAAACTCGAAAAAAAACTTTGTGGTCCCATCCCTGGTTTTTAGGTGCATTCATATCTATTTTCCTTTCAACCGTGTCTTGGACACGTACCTTTTTTATTTCAGCAACTTTAGTGGGAGCTTCTTATCTAGTGTTCTTTCTTGGATACTCCTGCTACTTCGTACGAAGTAGAATCGATGAATCTAATTGGCGATCTCGTCTTaaatatattgaaaaattaGCCATCCTCTATCCAGTAGAACAACAAAGAGGAGGAGAGATTTGCATGGTCACCAGATTTTCCCACTCGTCGCCGTTGGGAGGACAAGAAGAACAGAGAAAAAAGTTATGGCTACCCATAAAACTCAAGGGGGGAAAGTGGTTTTTCATAGAAGTGATAGCTATGTGGTCGACCTTTTTAGCATACAGTTTGGTGGAGGCAACAGGTAGTACGTTCTTTTTCGAACAAATGAGTAACTTggataataaatttaaatcattGAAGGTAGAGCCAATTTATTTCGAAGTATTGGGTTCCTTCTCGTGTTTCTTGGTATCGTTTCTGTATGAGTTACTAGTTCCGAAGAAGTGGCCAAACTCTATGCTGGTGAGAATTGGCTTGGGATTGGGTTGTTCCGTGCTATGTTGTGCTGCTGCATGGCAGGTTGAGAGAAAAAGGTTGAAGTTAGTTAGGAATGAGCGGTGGCATGAATATGATACTTCTGAGGCTACTTCTATGAGCATTTTGTGGCTGGTTCCGCAGTTTTTCCTGCTGGGACTAATGCAAGGGCTGGCCAAGGATGGACTGATTGATTTCCTTGCTGATCGAATTGCTAATATTGATAGACTAAGGGCTTGGTATTATGCATCCCACTTAACTGACTTCGCACTTGGCGTTGGAAAAATAACTACAGCCATTAGCATTTTGGTGTTCCGGCGAATTTGGTTCGATGACAGCATAAATAGGAGTCACGTGGACAAGTTTTACAAATGGTTAACATTCCTAAGTCTCATTAACGTAATTTATTACGTGTGCATCTCCTTTTACTTGTATGGCAACGAGGAATCACAAAATTCAGGTGACAGAGAATACGAAAAAATTACTGAATTAGCAGAAGGAGTGGAGGGGTGGAATGTTGATGATGAGAATGAGGTCTTAGACCCTCCTGTAGGTGGTGCTGAAAATGAAGATGAACAAACTACGATGGAAGAAGTACCGGTGCTCAATGACGATGATGAGATCCCTTCGTGGTCGTATGACCTTCACAGGTGCACAAAGTGA